One window of Solwaraspora sp. WMMA2056 genomic DNA carries:
- a CDS encoding IPT/TIG domain-containing protein: MFTPRYRRKALLTIAATSGLLSTVVIAGPVDAVPGDAHAADVLGAPEPAGAPRIDSVNPGEGSAVGGTTATVSGANFVPGQTRVTICGRTIGPESVTVGGAFNVLALPTPACDAGTTTITVSTPAGASTAMVFRYVGEGPLGDGPPDDGPAGADPPPAGDGAGDELPVTGRAPGPLVAAGLLAVLVGAALRLAAGWRGQRQ; the protein is encoded by the coding sequence GTGTTTACCCCGAGATATCGCAGGAAAGCCCTGCTGACCATCGCTGCCACCAGCGGCCTGCTGTCCACTGTAGTAATTGCTGGACCGGTCGACGCCGTGCCCGGCGACGCCCACGCCGCCGACGTCCTCGGCGCACCGGAGCCGGCCGGCGCTCCCCGGATCGACTCGGTGAACCCGGGCGAGGGCTCTGCCGTCGGCGGTACGACGGCGACGGTCAGCGGCGCGAACTTCGTCCCCGGGCAGACCCGGGTGACGATCTGTGGGCGGACGATCGGCCCGGAGTCGGTGACGGTCGGCGGCGCGTTCAACGTACTGGCGCTCCCGACTCCGGCCTGCGACGCCGGAACGACGACGATCACCGTCAGCACCCCGGCCGGCGCCTCCACGGCAATGGTGTTCCGGTACGTGGGCGAAGGCCCACTGGGCGACGGTCCACCGGACGACGGGCCGGCGGGCGCAGACCCACCGCCAGCGGGTGACGGTGCCGGCGACGAGCTGCCGGTGACCGGCCGGGCGCCCGGCCCGCTGGTGGCGGCCGGCCTGCTGGCCGTCCTGGTCGGTGCCGCGTTGCGGCTGGCGGCGGGGTGGCGCGGCCAGCGGCAGTGA
- a CDS encoding SCP2 sterol-binding domain-containing protein, which produces MSDFDPATFASIDAKEFAKLVKTTPDSKIAEVMQSDLRGKVLDEVFNRMPTLFRPEKAGSTNAVIHWNITGRPDGGTDTYEIVIADGTCVLSPTPAHEPRLSLTLGAVDLLKIISGSANPMMMFMTGKLKAKGDLGLAAQIANLFDIPKG; this is translated from the coding sequence ATGTCTGATTTCGACCCGGCCACCTTCGCGTCCATCGATGCCAAGGAGTTCGCCAAGCTGGTGAAGACCACCCCGGACTCCAAGATCGCCGAGGTGATGCAGAGCGACCTGCGCGGCAAGGTCCTCGACGAGGTGTTCAACCGGATGCCCACGCTGTTCCGCCCGGAGAAGGCCGGCTCCACCAACGCCGTCATCCACTGGAACATCACCGGCCGACCGGATGGTGGCACCGACACGTACGAGATCGTCATCGCCGACGGCACCTGCGTGCTGTCGCCGACCCCGGCGCACGAGCCCCGGCTGAGCCTGACCCTCGGCGCGGTCGACCTTCTGAAGATCATCTCCGGCAGCGCCAACCCGATGATGATGTTCATGACGGGCAAGTTGAAGGCAAAGGGTGACCTCGGGCTGGCCGCTCAGATCGCCAACCTTTTCGACATCCCCAAGGGCTGA
- a CDS encoding AMP-binding protein, with product MDLPFVLTTLTRRGLLTPGSPGRTIAQLAALRRWGFTLAGEARQAAARDPDRVALIDDADRQLTYRELLARAERLATALRATLGVTAGDRIGLLCRNHPDLVVAMVAAGLLGADTVLLHTGLAGPQLAAVADEQRLRVLLHDREFGEQALAVGPDVARVDESRLAALLSTAPDDARIGPPDRDGRTIVLTSGTTGTPKGARRRTPASFGPLAAIIDRIPLRARDRIMIAAPVFHTWGYAALQIAVALRATIVLHRRFDPAATLAAVDRHGCTALFAVPVMLQRLLHDVPAPDRPTGLQVVAVSGSALSGGIATRFMDRYGDVLYNLYGSTEVSWAAIANPADLRRAPNTAGRPPRGTRLAVLGASGEPVPAGQVGQIYVGNELMFEGYTGEGTAADHRHGLLGTGDLGHVDTDGLLFVGGRADDMIVSGGENVFPSDVADLLAQLPQVREAAVTGLPDPQYGHLLAAYLVLHPGETLDPEAVQEYVRRYRARYAVPRYVMFLPALPRNASGKVVTRDLPRPRTPD from the coding sequence GTGGACCTGCCGTTCGTTCTCACCACGCTGACCCGGCGGGGCCTGCTCACGCCCGGGTCGCCGGGCCGGACCATCGCACAGCTCGCCGCGCTTCGCCGGTGGGGGTTCACCCTCGCCGGCGAGGCGCGTCAGGCCGCCGCCCGCGACCCGGACCGGGTCGCGCTGATCGACGACGCCGACCGGCAGTTGACCTACCGGGAACTGCTGGCCCGTGCCGAACGGCTCGCCACCGCGTTACGGGCCACCCTCGGCGTGACCGCAGGCGACCGGATCGGACTGCTCTGCCGCAACCACCCCGACCTGGTGGTCGCGATGGTCGCCGCCGGGCTGCTCGGCGCGGACACCGTACTGCTGCACACCGGGCTGGCCGGGCCGCAGCTCGCCGCGGTCGCCGACGAACAGCGGCTGCGGGTGCTGCTGCACGACCGTGAGTTCGGTGAGCAGGCCCTCGCGGTCGGCCCCGACGTGGCCAGGGTCGACGAGTCGCGCCTCGCCGCACTCCTGAGCACCGCACCCGACGACGCCCGCATCGGGCCGCCCGACCGCGACGGGCGCACCATCGTGCTCACCTCCGGCACCACCGGCACCCCGAAGGGTGCCCGGCGACGTACGCCGGCCAGCTTCGGGCCGCTCGCCGCCATCATCGACCGGATTCCGCTGCGGGCCCGCGACCGGATCATGATCGCCGCCCCGGTCTTCCACACCTGGGGGTACGCCGCTCTGCAGATCGCCGTCGCGTTGCGGGCGACCATCGTGCTGCACCGGCGCTTCGACCCGGCCGCCACGCTTGCCGCCGTCGACCGGCACGGCTGCACGGCACTGTTCGCCGTACCGGTGATGTTGCAGCGGCTGCTGCACGACGTACCGGCTCCGGACCGGCCGACCGGGCTGCAGGTGGTCGCGGTCAGCGGTTCCGCGCTCAGCGGCGGAATCGCCACCCGGTTCATGGACCGCTACGGCGACGTCCTCTACAACCTGTACGGGTCCACCGAGGTCTCGTGGGCCGCCATCGCCAACCCGGCCGACCTGCGGCGGGCGCCCAACACGGCCGGCCGGCCGCCACGCGGCACCCGGCTGGCCGTGCTCGGTGCGTCGGGCGAACCCGTGCCCGCCGGCCAGGTCGGGCAGATCTACGTCGGCAACGAGCTGATGTTCGAGGGGTACACCGGCGAGGGCACCGCCGCCGACCACCGGCACGGCCTGCTCGGCACCGGTGACCTCGGCCACGTCGACACCGACGGGCTGCTCTTCGTCGGTGGTCGGGCCGACGACATGATCGTCTCCGGCGGGGAGAACGTCTTCCCGTCCGACGTCGCGGACCTGCTGGCCCAGCTGCCGCAGGTCCGGGAGGCGGCGGTGACCGGGCTGCCCGACCCGCAGTACGGCCACCTGCTCGCCGCCTACCTGGTGCTGCACCCGGGTGAGACCCTCGACCCGGAGGCCGTCCAGGAGTACGTCCGGCGCTACCGGGCCCGGTACGCCGTCCCCCGGTACGTGATGTTCCTGCCTGCGCTGCCGCGCAACGCCAGCGGCAAGGTGGTGACCCGCGATCTGCCCCGCCCCCGCACCCCCGACTGA
- a CDS encoding DUF2795 domain-containing protein has translation MPTSYQDVLDSLNELDFPADKDRILAEARRVGASPGVVRALRGLPPVEYANRAEVARSAHIDAAPEQDPAQRAARARFRDHQRVAQHLRQP, from the coding sequence ATGCCGACGAGCTACCAGGACGTGCTGGACAGCCTCAACGAGCTGGACTTTCCTGCCGACAAGGACCGGATCCTGGCCGAGGCGCGGCGGGTCGGTGCCAGCCCCGGTGTGGTACGCGCACTGCGCGGCCTGCCGCCGGTCGAGTACGCCAACCGGGCCGAGGTCGCCCGGTCGGCACATATCGACGCCGCCCCGGAGCAGGATCCGGCGCAGCGGGCGGCCCGGGCCCGGTTCCGCGACCACCAGCGGGTGGCCCAGCACCTGCGCCAGCCCTGA
- the purD gene encoding phosphoribosylamine--glycine ligase, with translation MRVLLIGSGGREHALAASLAADPAVDQLIAAPGNPGIAAVAELRSVAATDPQAVAALAVEVAADLVVVGPEAPLVAGVADAVRAKGIACFGPSAAAAVLEGSKTFAKDVMAAAGVPTARAATCRTADEVAAALDEFGTPYVVKNDGLAAGKGVVVTDDRAAALAHAAACGQVVVEEYLAGPEVSLFVVTDGTAAVPLLPAQDFKRVGDGDTGPNTGGMGAYAPLPWAPPGLVDQVMAEVVQPTLAEMRRRGTPFAGLLYVGLAVTAAGPRVIEFNARFGDPETQVVLALLESPLAGLLSAAATGTLADHPPLRWRDGAAVTVVLASAGYPASARSGDVLTGAEQPGVSHAGTARTDTGELVSAGGRVLAATATGADLAEARAAAYRLLGGIGLAGGHFRRDIGLAAAEGRITLP, from the coding sequence GTGCGCGTACTTCTCATCGGCAGTGGCGGACGTGAGCACGCCCTCGCGGCGAGCCTCGCCGCCGACCCCGCCGTCGACCAGCTGATCGCCGCCCCCGGCAACCCCGGCATCGCCGCCGTCGCCGAGCTGCGGTCGGTCGCCGCCACCGACCCGCAGGCGGTCGCCGCCCTGGCCGTCGAGGTCGCCGCCGACCTGGTGGTCGTCGGCCCGGAGGCACCGCTGGTCGCCGGCGTCGCCGACGCGGTACGCGCCAAGGGCATCGCCTGCTTCGGGCCGTCGGCGGCCGCCGCCGTACTCGAAGGTTCGAAGACCTTCGCCAAGGACGTGATGGCGGCCGCCGGCGTGCCGACCGCCCGGGCCGCCACCTGCCGTACGGCGGACGAGGTGGCCGCCGCCCTCGACGAGTTCGGCACCCCGTACGTGGTGAAGAACGACGGACTGGCCGCCGGCAAGGGTGTCGTGGTGACCGACGACCGGGCCGCCGCGCTCGCCCACGCCGCCGCCTGCGGGCAGGTGGTCGTCGAGGAGTACCTGGCCGGTCCCGAGGTGTCACTGTTCGTGGTGACCGACGGCACGGCTGCGGTCCCGCTGCTGCCGGCCCAGGACTTCAAACGGGTCGGCGACGGCGACACCGGGCCGAACACCGGCGGCATGGGGGCGTACGCGCCCCTGCCGTGGGCGCCACCCGGCCTGGTCGACCAGGTGATGGCCGAGGTGGTGCAGCCGACCCTGGCCGAGATGCGCCGGCGCGGCACCCCGTTCGCCGGGCTGCTGTACGTCGGGCTGGCGGTCACCGCCGCCGGACCCCGGGTGATCGAGTTCAACGCCCGGTTCGGCGACCCGGAGACCCAGGTGGTGCTGGCCCTGCTGGAGTCCCCGCTCGCCGGGCTGTTGTCCGCAGCAGCCACCGGTACGCTCGCCGACCACCCGCCGCTGCGCTGGCGGGACGGGGCGGCGGTGACGGTGGTCCTCGCCTCGGCCGGCTACCCGGCGAGCGCCCGCAGCGGCGACGTGCTCACCGGCGCGGAGCAGCCGGGCGTGAGCCACGCCGGTACGGCCCGCACCGACACCGGCGAGCTGGTCTCCGCTGGCGGCCGGGTGCTCGCCGCCACCGCCACCGGGGCAGACCTGGCCGAGGCGCGGGCGGCGGCGTACCGCCTGCTGGGCGGGATCGGCCTGGCCGGCGGGCACTTCCGCCGCGACATCGGGCTGGCCGCCGCCGAGGGGCGGATCACCCTGCCTTAG
- a CDS encoding nitrate/nitrite transporter, whose amino-acid sequence MVNRSLDTEKVADHSRENRKRWIAHWEPEDPDFWQTVGRPVARRNLIFSIFAEHIGFSVWLLWSIVVVRLGSAGWDLSVSQSLWLTAVPSGVGAFLRLPYTFAVPIFGGRNWTVVSALLLLIPCAGLAWAVENPQTGYGTLLLIAATAGFGGGNFASSMANISFFYPEREKGWALGLNAAGGNIGVAVVQFVVPKVLVLGGGLALSWAGLIYIPLAVIAAVCAYLYMDNLAEAKADVEPVWSSLRHSDTWIMSLLYIGTFGSFIGYSAAFPTLLNAVFNRPDIALGWAFLGAGIGSISRPLGGRLSDRIGGARVTAGSFIVLAAGAYAALWAVQRQNLGVFFVSFMVLFVATGVGNGSTYRMISKIFRVKGEDRGGSPETMLRMRREAAGALGIISSVGAFGGFLVPICYAWARSTYGDIEPALRFYVVLFLVMLAVTWFAYLRRGSRMAQAGV is encoded by the coding sequence ATGGTCAACAGGTCACTCGATACCGAAAAGGTCGCGGACCACTCTCGCGAGAATCGGAAACGCTGGATCGCTCACTGGGAGCCGGAGGACCCCGACTTCTGGCAGACCGTCGGACGGCCGGTGGCCCGACGCAACCTCATCTTCTCCATCTTCGCCGAACACATCGGCTTCTCGGTGTGGCTGCTCTGGAGCATCGTCGTGGTACGCCTGGGCAGCGCGGGATGGGACCTCAGCGTCAGCCAGTCGCTCTGGCTGACCGCCGTGCCCAGCGGCGTCGGGGCGTTCCTGCGCCTGCCGTACACCTTCGCGGTGCCGATCTTCGGCGGCCGCAACTGGACCGTCGTCTCCGCGCTGCTGCTGCTGATTCCGTGTGCCGGTCTCGCCTGGGCGGTCGAGAACCCACAGACCGGGTACGGCACCCTGTTGCTGATCGCCGCGACAGCTGGATTCGGCGGCGGAAACTTCGCCTCCAGCATGGCGAACATCTCGTTCTTCTATCCCGAACGGGAAAAGGGCTGGGCGCTCGGGCTGAACGCGGCCGGCGGCAACATCGGCGTCGCGGTGGTGCAGTTCGTGGTGCCCAAGGTGCTCGTCCTCGGCGGTGGGCTGGCCCTGTCCTGGGCCGGCCTGATCTACATCCCGCTGGCGGTCATCGCGGCTGTCTGCGCCTACCTCTACATGGACAACCTGGCCGAGGCGAAAGCGGACGTGGAGCCGGTGTGGTCGTCGCTGCGGCACAGCGACACCTGGATCATGTCGCTGCTCTACATTGGCACGTTCGGCTCGTTCATCGGCTACTCGGCGGCGTTCCCCACCCTGCTGAACGCGGTGTTCAACCGACCGGACATCGCGCTCGGCTGGGCCTTCCTCGGGGCCGGGATCGGCTCGATCAGCCGCCCGCTCGGCGGCCGGCTCTCCGACCGGATCGGCGGTGCCCGGGTGACCGCGGGTAGCTTCATCGTCCTCGCGGCCGGTGCCTACGCCGCGCTCTGGGCCGTACAGCGGCAGAACCTGGGCGTCTTCTTCGTCAGCTTCATGGTGCTGTTCGTCGCCACCGGAGTCGGCAACGGGTCCACGTACCGGATGATCTCAAAGATCTTCCGGGTGAAGGGTGAGGACCGGGGCGGCTCCCCGGAGACCATGCTGCGGATGCGCCGCGAAGCTGCCGGCGCGCTCGGCATCATCTCCTCGGTCGGCGCCTTCGGCGGCTTCCTGGTGCCGATCTGCTACGCGTGGGCCCGGTCGACCTACGGCGACATCGAACCGGCACTGCGGTTCTACGTGGTCCTGTTCCTGGTGATGCTGGCCGTCACCTGGTTCGCCTACCTGCGGCGCGGCTCACGGATGGCGCAGGCCGGCGTCTAG
- a CDS encoding Rieske (2Fe-2S) protein has product MTAVNDGRLVDSGMVDGRLVEHRIGPVAEIPPGEGRAYPVDGEMVAVFRLSTGALRAVSAVCPHAGGPIADRLVDAEVVICPLHQHVFELATGCSRSGQRSLRVYPVRQDADGTVWVSARADTDG; this is encoded by the coding sequence GTGACCGCCGTGAACGACGGGCGGCTGGTCGACAGCGGCATGGTCGACGGGCGGCTGGTCGAGCACCGGATCGGTCCGGTGGCGGAGATTCCGCCGGGCGAAGGGCGGGCCTATCCGGTCGACGGCGAGATGGTGGCGGTGTTCCGACTGAGCACGGGAGCGCTGCGGGCGGTCTCGGCGGTCTGCCCGCACGCCGGCGGCCCGATCGCCGACCGCCTCGTCGACGCCGAGGTGGTGATCTGCCCACTGCATCAGCACGTCTTCGAGTTGGCCACCGGCTGCTCCCGCAGCGGGCAGCGGTCGCTACGGGTCTATCCGGTGCGCCAGGATGCGGACGGCACCGTGTGGGTGTCGGCTCGGGCCGACACCGACGGATAG
- the nirB gene encoding nitrite reductase large subunit NirB: MTQQRRPRLVVVGNGMAGARTVEEIIDRVGPDRYAITMFGAEPYGNYNRILLSNVLSGVEAEDGIFLNSLPWYQENGITLRAGLEVTRIDGFAKVVHAVDGSVTPYDKLVVATGSVPYVPPIDGAHHPRRGFHQGVFTFRTLDDTRAMIRYARDHQRAVVIGGGLLGLEAARGLQQYGVSVTLLHAAGHLMNAQLDATGGDILRRSVERLGIEVVTQARTERILGRDAVDGVRLADGRTFAADMVVIAAGIRPNTALAQASGLPVERGIVVDDQLRVLDEPDIYAVGECVQHRGQTYGLVAPLWEQAKVLAGHLTGTDPSAAYHGSRTATKLKVAGVDVAAMGVTAPERDDDEFVVFAEPRRGVYKSVVVRDDRLIGATLVGDVSKVGFLMQAFDRGLPLPEERVRLLFDLGGPSAEVSAAELADDAQVCNCNGVSKGALVATVTGGVRTLTGVMDATRAGKGCGSCKSLVAQIVEWAAGGDVAEDPAANWYVPGVPMDKPTLMAEIRARGLRSVSAVFDALADGREDAKSKMGLVSLLRMMWGDEYVDERGARFINDRVHANIQRDGTFSVVPQMKGGCTTPAQLRRIADVAEKHQVPLVKLTGGQRIDLLGIRKEDLPKVWADLDMPSGYAYGKSFRTVKTCVGSEFCRFGLGDSTALGIAIEERFQGLEAPGKLKLAVTGCPRNCAEAYVKDLGVVAIEGGRWEIYVGGAAGAHVRKGDLLATVDTPDEVMALTGRFLQYYRENANWLERTYAFVPRVGIERLRELIVEDSDGLGAGLDERMAASVAAYRDPWRERDAPATPGQFRTALPLLPLPAVPVRAGDRP; the protein is encoded by the coding sequence ATGACTCAGCAGCGACGACCGAGGCTGGTGGTGGTCGGCAACGGCATGGCCGGTGCCCGTACCGTCGAGGAGATCATCGACCGGGTCGGCCCGGACCGGTACGCGATCACCATGTTCGGCGCCGAACCGTACGGCAACTACAACCGGATCCTGCTGTCCAACGTGCTGTCCGGAGTGGAAGCCGAGGACGGCATCTTCCTCAACAGCCTGCCCTGGTACCAGGAGAACGGCATCACCCTGCGGGCCGGGCTGGAAGTCACCCGGATCGACGGGTTCGCCAAGGTGGTGCACGCCGTCGACGGCAGCGTCACCCCGTACGACAAGTTGGTCGTCGCCACCGGCAGCGTGCCGTACGTGCCGCCGATCGACGGCGCCCACCATCCCCGGCGCGGCTTCCACCAGGGCGTTTTCACCTTCCGCACGCTCGACGACACCCGGGCGATGATCCGCTACGCCCGCGATCACCAGCGGGCGGTGGTGATCGGCGGCGGCCTGCTCGGCCTGGAAGCCGCCCGTGGGCTGCAGCAGTACGGCGTGTCGGTGACCCTGCTGCACGCCGCCGGCCACCTGATGAACGCCCAGCTCGACGCCACCGGCGGGGACATCCTGCGACGCAGCGTCGAACGGCTCGGCATCGAGGTCGTCACGCAGGCCCGTACCGAACGGATCCTCGGTAGGGACGCCGTCGACGGGGTCCGGCTCGCCGACGGTCGCACCTTCGCCGCCGACATGGTGGTGATCGCCGCCGGGATCCGACCGAACACCGCGCTCGCCCAGGCCAGCGGGCTGCCGGTGGAGCGGGGCATCGTCGTCGACGACCAGCTGCGGGTGCTCGACGAACCGGACATCTACGCGGTCGGCGAGTGCGTGCAGCACCGGGGCCAGACGTACGGCCTGGTCGCCCCGCTGTGGGAACAGGCGAAGGTGCTAGCCGGCCACCTGACCGGCACCGACCCGTCGGCGGCGTACCACGGTTCGCGGACCGCGACCAAGTTGAAGGTCGCCGGGGTCGACGTGGCCGCGATGGGCGTCACCGCCCCGGAACGCGACGACGACGAGTTCGTGGTCTTCGCCGAGCCCCGGCGCGGCGTCTACAAGAGCGTGGTGGTCCGCGACGACCGGCTGATCGGCGCCACCCTGGTCGGTGACGTCAGCAAGGTCGGCTTCCTGATGCAGGCGTTCGACCGGGGTCTGCCGCTGCCGGAGGAACGGGTCCGGCTGCTGTTCGACCTCGGCGGGCCGTCGGCCGAGGTCTCCGCCGCCGAACTCGCCGACGACGCCCAGGTCTGCAACTGCAACGGCGTCAGCAAGGGCGCGCTGGTCGCCACCGTCACCGGCGGGGTACGGACGCTGACCGGGGTGATGGACGCCACCCGCGCCGGCAAGGGGTGCGGCTCCTGCAAGAGCCTGGTCGCGCAGATCGTCGAGTGGGCCGCCGGCGGCGACGTCGCGGAGGATCCGGCCGCCAACTGGTACGTGCCCGGGGTGCCGATGGACAAACCGACCCTGATGGCCGAGATCCGCGCCCGCGGGCTGCGCAGCGTGTCGGCGGTGTTCGACGCGCTCGCCGACGGCCGCGAGGACGCCAAGAGCAAGATGGGCCTGGTGTCGCTGCTGCGGATGATGTGGGGCGACGAGTACGTCGACGAGCGCGGTGCCCGGTTCATCAACGACCGGGTGCACGCCAACATCCAACGGGACGGCACCTTCTCGGTCGTGCCGCAGATGAAGGGCGGCTGCACCACCCCGGCCCAGCTGCGCCGGATCGCCGACGTGGCCGAGAAGCACCAGGTGCCGTTGGTGAAGTTGACCGGCGGGCAGCGTATCGACCTGCTCGGCATCCGCAAGGAGGATCTGCCGAAGGTCTGGGCCGACCTGGACATGCCGTCGGGGTACGCGTACGGCAAGAGCTTCCGGACCGTGAAGACCTGCGTCGGCAGCGAGTTCTGCCGGTTCGGGCTCGGTGACTCGACGGCGCTCGGCATCGCGATCGAGGAACGCTTCCAGGGGCTGGAGGCACCGGGCAAACTGAAGCTGGCGGTCACCGGCTGCCCGCGCAACTGCGCCGAGGCGTACGTCAAGGATCTGGGTGTGGTCGCGATCGAGGGCGGCCGGTGGGAGATCTACGTCGGCGGTGCGGCCGGTGCCCACGTCCGTAAGGGCGACCTTCTGGCCACGGTGGACACCCCGGACGAGGTGATGGCGTTGACCGGCCGGTTCCTGCAGTACTACCGGGAGAACGCCAACTGGCTGGAACGCACCTACGCGTTCGTGCCCCGGGTCGGCATCGAACGGCTGCGGGAGTTGATCGTCGAGGACAGCGACGGGCTCGGGGCCGGGCTGGACGAACGGATGGCGGCGTCGGTGGCCGCGTACCGGGATCCGTGGCGGGAGCGGGACGCGCCGGCGACCCCGGGCCAGTTCCGGACCGCGTTGCCGTTGCTGCCGCTACCGGCGGTGCCGGTGCGCGCCGGGGACCGGCCGTGA